The Phoenix dactylifera cultivar Barhee BC4 chromosome 9, palm_55x_up_171113_PBpolish2nd_filt_p, whole genome shotgun sequence genome window below encodes:
- the LOC103709612 gene encoding protein TWIN LOV 1-like isoform X2: MVAVRLRPIGTVDDRIRRRTKIAPPRPPAATVEEGMGSFHERMIDESLTSRYSDWIVEALDELPDNFLITDPGISGHPIVFASRGFLAMSGYAREEVVGRNGRIFQGPATERRSVMEIREAIREERTLQISLLNYRKDGTPHWILFHLCPVFGMEDGRVIHFVAVQVPIPRRSRCARSGANGMVYGACRNEVRLDDDYACNLAVDSVIDMDNKALEAEESRKASVWEKEKASNAANSILSTLTHYSKLTGRVVCTKRCSSAGIAPLSSSLNISLGRIKQSFVLTDPHLPDMPIVYANDEFLSLTGYSRHEVLGRNCRFLNGPGTDAGVLHQIKDCILAEQACSVRLLNYRKDGSSFWNRLHISPVRNASGKKRKPETSSPYAMHFQYRGAQLRNVTSHKFIFSGQLPAV, translated from the exons ATGGTGGCGGTGAGGCTCCGTCCGATCGGCACCGTCGACGACCGCATACGAAGGCGGACCAAGATAGCACCACCACGACCACCGGCGGCGACGGTGGAAGAAGGCATGGGGAGCTTCCACGAGCGGATGATCGACGAGTCCCTCACGTCCCGCTACTCGGATTGGATCGTGGAGGCGTTGGACGAGCTCCCGGACAACTTCTTGATCACAGATCCGGGAATCTCCGGCCATCCGATCGTCTTCGCCAGCCGCGGGTTCCTCGCCATGTCGGGATACGCCCGGGAGGAGGTGGTGGGCCGGAACGGGAGGATCTTCCAGGGGCCCGCCACCGAGCGGCGGTCGGTGATGGAGATCCGGGAGGCGATCCGGGAGGAGCGGACGCTCCAGATTAGCTTGCTCAACTACCGGAAGGATGGGACGCCGCATTGGATCTTGTTCCACCTGTGCCCTGTCTTCGGGATGGAGGATGGGCGGGTGATCCACTTCGTCGCCGTTCAGGTGCCGATCCCGAGGCGGTCGAGATGCGCGAGGTCGGGGGCGAATGGAATGGTGTATGGGGCGTGCCGGAATGAGGTGCGTTTGGATGACGATTACGCGTGTAATCTTGCAGTGGATTCGGTTATTGATATGGATAACAAAG CTTTGGAGGCTGAAGAGTCTCGTAAAGCGAGTGTTTGGGAGAAGGAGAAAGCATCGAATGCTGCTAACAGCATCTTATCAACACTGACTCACTATAGCAAGCTTACGGGGAGAGTGGTCTGCACGAAGAGATGCAGTTCAGCTGGCATTGCGCCTCTCAGTTCATCCCTGAATATATCTCTCGGTAGAATCAAACAGAGCTTTGTATt GACTGATCCACATTTACCTGATATGCCCATTGTCTATGCCAATGATGAATTCCTAAGTTTAACAG GTTACTCTAGACATGAAGTCTTGGGACGTAACTGTAGATTCCTAAATGGACCTGGAACAGATGCTGGAGTTTTACATCAG ATAAAGGACTGCATTCTAGCAGAGCAAGCTTGTTCAGTGCGTCTTTTGAATTATAG gaaAGATGGAAGCTCATTCTGGAACCGTCTTCACATATCACCTGTACGGAATGCATCTGGCAAG AAAAGGAAACCAGAGACCTCTAGTCCATATGCTATGCATTTCCAATACAGAGGGGCTCAACTGAGAAATGTCACAtcacataaattcatattttcggGTCAGCTACCTGCCGTCTAG
- the LOC103709612 gene encoding protein TWIN LOV 1-like isoform X1, whose translation MVAVRLRPIGTVDDRIRRRTKIAPPRPPAATVEEGMGSFHERMIDESLTSRYSDWIVEALDELPDNFLITDPGISGHPIVFASRGFLAMSGYAREEVVGRNGRIFQGPATERRSVMEIREAIREERTLQISLLNYRKDGTPHWILFHLCPVFGMEDGRVIHFVAVQVPIPRRSRCARSGANGMVYGACRNEVRLDDDYACNLAVDSVIDMDNKALEAEESRKASVWEKEKASNAANSILSTLTHYSKLTGRVVCTKRCSSAGIAPLSSSLNISLGRIKQSFVLTDPHLPDMPIVYANDEFLSLTGYSRHEVLGRNCRFLNGPGTDAGVLHQIKDCILAEQACSVRLLNYRKDGSSFWNRLHISPVRNASGKIAFYVGVQMDENSKCDEHGLSPEMRQLGAVGQVKVAVRSFSSRAGPSRPSS comes from the exons ATGGTGGCGGTGAGGCTCCGTCCGATCGGCACCGTCGACGACCGCATACGAAGGCGGACCAAGATAGCACCACCACGACCACCGGCGGCGACGGTGGAAGAAGGCATGGGGAGCTTCCACGAGCGGATGATCGACGAGTCCCTCACGTCCCGCTACTCGGATTGGATCGTGGAGGCGTTGGACGAGCTCCCGGACAACTTCTTGATCACAGATCCGGGAATCTCCGGCCATCCGATCGTCTTCGCCAGCCGCGGGTTCCTCGCCATGTCGGGATACGCCCGGGAGGAGGTGGTGGGCCGGAACGGGAGGATCTTCCAGGGGCCCGCCACCGAGCGGCGGTCGGTGATGGAGATCCGGGAGGCGATCCGGGAGGAGCGGACGCTCCAGATTAGCTTGCTCAACTACCGGAAGGATGGGACGCCGCATTGGATCTTGTTCCACCTGTGCCCTGTCTTCGGGATGGAGGATGGGCGGGTGATCCACTTCGTCGCCGTTCAGGTGCCGATCCCGAGGCGGTCGAGATGCGCGAGGTCGGGGGCGAATGGAATGGTGTATGGGGCGTGCCGGAATGAGGTGCGTTTGGATGACGATTACGCGTGTAATCTTGCAGTGGATTCGGTTATTGATATGGATAACAAAG CTTTGGAGGCTGAAGAGTCTCGTAAAGCGAGTGTTTGGGAGAAGGAGAAAGCATCGAATGCTGCTAACAGCATCTTATCAACACTGACTCACTATAGCAAGCTTACGGGGAGAGTGGTCTGCACGAAGAGATGCAGTTCAGCTGGCATTGCGCCTCTCAGTTCATCCCTGAATATATCTCTCGGTAGAATCAAACAGAGCTTTGTATt GACTGATCCACATTTACCTGATATGCCCATTGTCTATGCCAATGATGAATTCCTAAGTTTAACAG GTTACTCTAGACATGAAGTCTTGGGACGTAACTGTAGATTCCTAAATGGACCTGGAACAGATGCTGGAGTTTTACATCAG ATAAAGGACTGCATTCTAGCAGAGCAAGCTTGTTCAGTGCGTCTTTTGAATTATAG gaaAGATGGAAGCTCATTCTGGAACCGTCTTCACATATCACCTGTACGGAATGCATCTGGCAAG ATTGCATTCTATGTTGGGGTTCAGATGGATGAGAATTCCAAGTGCGATGAGCATGGACTTAGCCCAGAGATGAGGCAGCTTGGTGCGGTGGGACAAGTTAAGGTTGCAGTAAGGAGCTTTTCTTCGCGTGCTGGCCCTTCGAGGCCATCATCATAG
- the LOC103709613 gene encoding probable WRKY transcription factor 51 has product MAYFHSQRSNDLAMAMSLALGRHSGRPMALNASDCTLFDEASVAWQLEGRAVPLMARDSSSRIYGSGMQTRKEGVFRVAFRTKSEIDILDDGFKWRKYGKKSVKNSPNPRNYYRCSTEGCGVKKRVERDGEDPSYVITTYEGVHNHTSPGVMYLAPDGCDSGGGSLVAGGF; this is encoded by the exons ATGGCCTACTTCCACTCCCAGAGGAGCAATGATTTGGCCATGGCCATGAGCTTGGCTTTGGGTCGCCACTCTGGCCGTCCCATGGCATTGAATGCCTCGGACTGCACATTGTTCGACGAGGCCTCCGTAGCTTGGCAACTAGAAGGAAGAGCAGTTCCTCTGATGGCGAGAGATAGCAGCAGCAG aatataCGGGAGTGGGATGCAGACAAGGAAGGAGGGAGTGTTCAGGGTTGCATTCAGAACAAAGTCTGAGATCGACATCCTCGATGACGGTTTCAAGTGGAGAAAATACGGGAAGAAATCAGTGAAGAACAGTCCGAACCCAAG GAACTACTATCGCTGCTCAACGGAGGGGTGCGGGGTGAAGAAGAGAGTGGAGAGAGACGGAGAAGACCCCAGCTACGTGATAACCACGTACGAAGGGGTGCACAACCACACCAGCCCAGGCGTTATGTATCTCGCGCCTGATGGGTGCGACTCCGGTGGTGGGTCTCTTGTCGCCGGTGGCTTTTGA